A single window of Sulfurovum riftiae DNA harbors:
- a CDS encoding DUF420 domain-containing protein has product MSYMFQPGFLGTRAPFFMDFVTLIVAFLPLLVGVAISFARHRKYGLHSTVQTLIFIVSVVVVGYFEYGVRLGGGYEAFVQGTHVSHNYLLAVLILHILISVITLGIWASTLVSARRSSARGGLLPGPDSESHKKAGIRSFIGIALTSLTGIWLYLLLFVF; this is encoded by the coding sequence ATGAGTTATATGTTTCAACCGGGTTTTCTGGGGACAAGAGCCCCTTTCTTTATGGATTTCGTTACCCTGATAGTGGCTTTTCTGCCGCTTCTGGTCGGCGTGGCTATCTCATTCGCACGTCACCGGAAGTATGGTCTGCACAGTACTGTACAGACGTTGATATTTATCGTTTCCGTGGTGGTGGTAGGGTATTTCGAATATGGTGTACGGCTTGGCGGAGGGTATGAGGCGTTCGTGCAGGGAACCCATGTTTCACACAACTATCTATTGGCCGTTCTGATACTGCATATCCTGATCTCGGTCATTACTCTGGGAATATGGGCCAGTACACTGGTGTCGGCACGCAGGAGCAGTGCGCGGGGCGGTCTGCTCCCCGGACCGGATTCTGAGTCGCATAAAAAAGCGGGTATCCGCTCTTTTATCGGTATCGCCTTGACCTCCCTCACGGGTATCTGGCTCTATCTGCTTCTGTTCGTGTTCTAA
- a CDS encoding chaperone NapD: MNVSSIVVQALPKNIDDLVAFFKKADYVDYHLHDKEKGKIIVTVEGKGVEEEIEKLVKIQELPHVIAADMMMTYQEDELDAEVKRLEAENPVPEMLNDDDIDVRDIEYHGDLRHKKLGF; this comes from the coding sequence ATGAATGTATCGAGTATTGTAGTACAGGCACTACCGAAAAATATAGATGACCTTGTAGCGTTTTTTAAAAAAGCTGATTATGTAGATTATCATCTACATGACAAAGAGAAGGGTAAGATCATTGTAACCGTAGAAGGCAAAGGGGTGGAAGAGGAGATAGAAAAACTTGTCAAAATACAAGAACTTCCCCATGTTATTGCAGCGGACATGATGATGACCTATCAGGAAGATGAACTGGATGCGGAGGTCAAAAGACTCGAAGCGGAAAATCCGGTACCTGAAATGTTGAACGATGATGATATCGATGTCAGAGATATTGAGTATCACGGTGACCTCAGACATAAAAAGTTGGGTTTCTAA
- a CDS encoding nitrate reductase cytochrome c-type subunit gives MTKVIKVIALSSLLASSAAYAVSTAACAGCHGQHFEKVAMGKSKVVKDMSEADILVALKGYKAGTYGGAMKGLMAGQVAKLSDADMKAIASSIKGGAAVATDKATEHAAAAAVSQAKVIDINEKVCAPERINKEDLGNKKEVTESTLGLRKADLYSEDTVKPVAADFNRPAPGSSTKFERAYVNAPPMIPHSVEGLLPITKDNNQCLGCHMPDVAKGVGATPIPATHFTNYRPETVLKNGELVKEGKKVGIAKGEMGNVSDIKLAKVKKLNHLYQGRFNCSQCHAPQAKIDTAVGNTFKPDFGEGNELKAHSSLADAMNEGVK, from the coding sequence ATGACAAAAGTTATAAAGGTAATTGCGCTAAGTTCACTGCTTGCATCTTCTGCTGCATATGCGGTAAGTACTGCTGCGTGCGCGGGATGTCACGGGCAGCATTTTGAAAAAGTGGCAATGGGTAAATCAAAAGTGGTCAAAGATATGAGTGAAGCTGATATCCTGGTAGCACTTAAAGGCTATAAAGCCGGTACTTACGGTGGTGCGATGAAAGGATTGATGGCCGGACAGGTCGCGAAACTTTCCGATGCAGATATGAAAGCTATCGCATCCTCTATTAAAGGTGGAGCGGCAGTTGCAACCGATAAAGCAACGGAACATGCTGCAGCAGCGGCAGTTTCTCAGGCAAAAGTGATCGATATCAATGAAAAAGTGTGTGCGCCTGAGAGGATCAACAAAGAGGACCTTGGTAATAAAAAAGAGGTGACTGAGTCTACTTTGGGTCTGAGAAAAGCAGACCTTTATTCTGAAGATACAGTTAAACCTGTCGCAGCTGATTTTAACAGACCGGCACCGGGTTCATCTACCAAGTTCGAGAGAGCATATGTAAATGCACCACCAATGATCCCTCACTCGGTAGAAGGATTGTTGCCTATTACCAAAGACAATAACCAATGTCTTGGATGTCACATGCCTGATGTTGCCAAAGGAGTAGGTGCTACACCGATCCCTGCAACACACTTTACAAACTACAGACCCGAGACAGTGCTTAAAAACGGTGAACTTGTCAAAGAAGGGAAAAAAGTCGGTATTGCAAAAGGTGAGATGGGTAATGTGAGTGATATCAAACTTGCCAAGGTTAAAAAACTCAATCATCTCTATCAGGGAAGATTCAACTGTTCTCAGTGTCATGCGCCACAGGCAAAGATCGATACTGCAGTAGGTAATACATTCAAACCTGACTTCGGTGAAGGTAATGAGCTTAAAGCACATTCAAGTCTTGCAGATGCAATGAACGAAGGTGTCAAATAG
- a CDS encoding ferredoxin-type protein NapF, whose product MANRRDFFKSFTKPLRQTEEESPLLVRPPYGKDESLFQSECPACESKACVASCDEKIIFIADDGTPTLSFRQNGCTFCDACAEVCESGVLSLENEETSTWLNAVFRISLEACVAHHGVICHSCKEPCIDDAILFNGMFNPVIDDEKCTACGFCMSRCPTQAISYEVFELKPEAEMTEA is encoded by the coding sequence GTGGCGAACCGAAGGGATTTTTTTAAATCTTTCACCAAACCACTGCGTCAAACCGAAGAGGAGTCTCCTCTTCTGGTGCGGCCGCCTTACGGCAAAGACGAATCTCTTTTTCAGAGTGAGTGCCCCGCTTGCGAAAGCAAAGCCTGTGTCGCTTCCTGTGATGAAAAGATCATTTTTATAGCCGATGACGGTACACCTACCTTGTCCTTCAGGCAGAACGGATGTACCTTCTGTGATGCCTGTGCAGAGGTATGTGAATCTGGAGTGCTCTCACTGGAGAATGAAGAGACATCGACTTGGCTCAATGCGGTATTCCGTATTTCACTTGAAGCCTGTGTGGCACATCACGGTGTCATCTGCCACTCCTGTAAAGAACCCTGTATTGATGATGCCATCCTTTTCAACGGGATGTTCAATCCGGTGATCGATGATGAGAAGTGTACCGCCTGCGGCTTTTGTATGTCACGCTGTCCTACCCAGGCAATCAGCTATGAAGTGTTTGAATTGAAGCCTGAAGCGGAAATGACGGAAGCGTAG
- a CDS encoding S1C family serine protease, producing the protein MSSLKLLFTLLLSTLFLTAHTHQEDITKQAIVKIYTVSKVLNYQEPWNSSMRSSTGSGAIIEGKRILTNAHVVANQTFIEVERYGQRKRYIAKVLFVSHQADLALLEVEDENFFKGVIPLTFGELPSIEQKIVVYGYPMGGSTLSATIGVVSRIEHHRYAHSGEQFLAIQVDAAVNPGNSGGPALSNGKIIGVVMQVISRSQSIGYLVPVIMVKHFLQDIEDGKCDGFADLGLTTQKMENPALRRYYHLDENETGKLVADIVYNSSLNGVVKKGDILTAIDGHKIENDGTIAFRPHEYTDFNYFVDKYQMYQTVKLDIVREGEKMQVDANLTHTADDILLVKTTRYDIMPTYYIYGGYVFSPLTRNLLLSTNRNRLALSYFATQWPTEKKKEVVVLLKVLASDISRGNNNIGMWPIEKINGETFDSFKTFFEKLTAAKGKYVVLEDKDGVRLVIDREETEKKQKEILQKYNIEYDKSEDLRKNSEAQ; encoded by the coding sequence ATGTCGAGTCTTAAACTGCTATTTACATTGCTGTTAAGCACACTGTTCCTGACAGCCCATACCCATCAGGAAGATATCACCAAGCAGGCGATCGTCAAGATCTACACGGTCTCGAAAGTACTGAACTACCAGGAACCGTGGAACTCTTCCATGCGCAGTTCGACAGGTTCGGGTGCGATCATTGAAGGGAAACGCATACTGACAAATGCCCATGTCGTAGCCAACCAGACATTCATCGAAGTGGAGCGCTACGGTCAGCGGAAACGCTATATCGCCAAGGTATTGTTCGTGTCTCATCAGGCCGACCTTGCACTGCTTGAAGTGGAGGATGAGAATTTCTTTAAAGGTGTGATACCTTTGACGTTCGGAGAGTTGCCCAGTATTGAGCAGAAGATCGTTGTCTACGGCTATCCGATGGGCGGGAGTACACTCTCTGCGACCATCGGTGTGGTCTCCCGCATAGAGCACCATCGTTATGCGCACAGCGGAGAGCAATTCCTTGCCATTCAGGTCGATGCAGCGGTCAATCCCGGGAACAGCGGCGGCCCGGCACTATCCAACGGTAAGATCATCGGTGTAGTGATGCAGGTGATCAGCAGGTCACAAAGCATAGGCTATCTGGTCCCGGTGATCATGGTGAAGCATTTCCTGCAGGATATCGAAGACGGGAAGTGTGACGGTTTTGCCGACCTGGGACTGACCACACAGAAGATGGAGAACCCGGCACTCAGACGCTACTACCATCTCGATGAGAATGAGACGGGAAAGCTGGTGGCGGACATTGTCTATAACTCTTCCCTCAACGGCGTGGTCAAGAAAGGCGATATTCTTACAGCCATCGACGGACACAAGATAGAGAACGACGGGACGATCGCTTTTCGGCCACATGAGTATACCGACTTCAACTACTTTGTGGACAAATACCAGATGTATCAGACCGTCAAGCTTGATATCGTCCGGGAGGGAGAGAAGATGCAGGTCGATGCCAACCTTACCCACACGGCGGATGACATCCTTCTGGTCAAGACTACCCGTTACGATATCATGCCGACCTATTACATCTATGGCGGGTATGTCTTTTCCCCTCTGACACGGAACCTGCTGCTCTCCACAAACCGTAACAGGCTTGCACTGAGTTACTTTGCCACGCAGTGGCCTACCGAAAAGAAAAAAGAGGTGGTGGTACTCCTGAAAGTATTGGCTTCCGATATCAGCCGGGGGAACAACAACATAGGTATGTGGCCCATCGAGAAGATCAACGGGGAGACTTTTGACAGTTTCAAGACTTTTTTTGAAAAGCTCACTGCTGCCAAAGGAAAATATGTTGTTCTTGAAGACAAAGACGGTGTGAGACTTGTCATAGACAGGGAAGAGACGGAGAAGAAGCAGAAAGAGATCCTGCAAAAGTACAATATAGAGTATGATAAATCAGAGGATTTGAGAAAGAACAGTGAAGCCCAATAA
- a CDS encoding PQQ-binding-like beta-propeller repeat protein, with protein sequence MKKYLLLCLLSVAAWSTPTFTPVDTIEINGTAKDMVLVDNNLVIATDMGHIEVYDTVNRQKIKEISIPDVKDFMGEIMPARIMSTDMMHGKYLLLSDSGKGGYSNLYLYDKSLIQLLSADDKEAIIKVRFVDDTHVLLGYLSDEVALLDITNKKEIYRIQLSESKFSDFALNEEKNKAVFSCESGVLNVVEVKSGKIIKELKGQNVDNVYKVDFKQKLVSAAGQDRRGALYDVVTGSGSYIQGDFLIYSTALSPSASKVAFSMDEQNNIYIYRTSDKSKIALLKGQKSTLNVIIFKDENQLYSSSDDSTVMVWDLKK encoded by the coding sequence ATGAAAAAATATCTCTTATTGTGTCTATTGAGTGTTGCGGCATGGAGTACGCCGACATTTACACCGGTGGATACCATTGAGATCAATGGTACAGCCAAAGATATGGTTCTCGTAGACAATAATCTTGTCATAGCGACAGATATGGGGCACATAGAGGTATACGATACGGTCAATAGACAAAAAATTAAAGAGATATCCATTCCGGATGTGAAAGATTTTATGGGTGAGATCATGCCTGCAAGGATCATGAGTACCGATATGATGCATGGAAAGTATCTTTTGCTGAGTGACAGTGGAAAAGGTGGCTATTCCAATCTTTATCTGTATGATAAAAGTTTGATTCAATTGTTGTCTGCCGATGACAAAGAAGCCATTATCAAAGTAAGATTTGTAGATGATACGCATGTCCTTCTTGGTTATCTGAGTGATGAGGTGGCATTGCTGGATATTACCAATAAAAAAGAGATTTATCGGATACAGCTCAGTGAATCCAAATTCTCCGATTTCGCACTTAATGAAGAGAAAAATAAGGCGGTATTTTCATGTGAGAGTGGTGTTCTCAATGTGGTGGAAGTAAAAAGCGGAAAGATCATCAAAGAGCTGAAAGGCCAAAATGTAGATAATGTCTACAAGGTTGATTTCAAGCAAAAGTTGGTCTCTGCAGCGGGACAGGACAGAAGAGGTGCGCTGTATGATGTCGTGACAGGAAGCGGGAGCTATATTCAGGGTGATTTTCTTATTTACAGTACGGCTTTGAGCCCTTCTGCATCGAAAGTAGCATTTTCTATGGATGAACAGAATAATATTTATATCTATCGCACCTCAGACAAATCAAAAATAGCCTTACTTAAGGGGCAAAAGAGTACACTAAATGTTATTATTTTCAAAGATGAAAATCAACTCTATTCATCCAGTGATGACAGCACTGTGATGGTATGGGATTTAAAAAAATAA
- a CDS encoding DUF523 domain-containing protein, which produces MKKKIAVSACLLGEACRYDGTDNRNEALLTQLADAEIIPFCPEDHAFGTPRPTMDLITGPEGIRAVSNETGEDLSLPVEAYAKEFFDSHPDIDLFIGKDRSPSCGVCSARLYDAHKILVSDTAAGLMAKEAKARGIEAIDAEKYMR; this is translated from the coding sequence ATGAAAAAAAAGATCGCTGTTTCTGCCTGCCTGCTGGGTGAAGCCTGCCGGTATGACGGTACGGACAATCGTAACGAAGCACTTCTGACACAACTGGCTGATGCCGAAATCATCCCTTTCTGTCCGGAAGACCATGCCTTTGGGACACCCCGTCCCACGATGGACCTGATCACAGGACCTGAGGGTATCAGAGCAGTTTCCAATGAGACAGGGGAGGATCTTTCTCTACCTGTAGAGGCCTATGCGAAAGAGTTCTTTGACAGCCACCCCGATATCGACCTTTTTATTGGTAAAGACCGCAGTCCGAGCTGTGGTGTCTGTTCGGCAAGGCTGTATGATGCGCATAAAATACTTGTCAGTGATACTGCGGCAGGTCTGATGGCAAAAGAGGCAAAAGCTCGAGGCATTGAAGCGATTGATGCGGAAAAATACATGAGGTAG
- the napG gene encoding ferredoxin-type protein NapG — MANSNNNRRKFMATTLQSVGLTALGGLLWSGYTDEVKASPLVLRPPGALKEEDFLKACIKCGLCAEACVNRDSNKNKDGSKRDGTLQMAKGGDHRMIGTPFFIPTEVPCYMCDDIPCVPVCPSGALDEASVTNEKGDLDINQARMGLAVVHKESCIAFWGIQCDACYRACPLMDEAISLEYAKNERTGKHAFLLPVVHSDVCTGCGLCEKACVTEKPAIFVLPTEYSTGKAGAHYVKGWDKKDQLRAGERKLDQIETKTERSEEAPADYLNTEVEY; from the coding sequence ATGGCGAACTCCAACAACAATAGACGAAAGTTCATGGCGACAACCCTTCAAAGTGTCGGTCTGACAGCGCTTGGTGGATTGTTGTGGAGTGGCTATACGGATGAGGTCAAAGCATCACCTCTGGTACTCAGACCACCAGGTGCACTCAAAGAGGAGGATTTCCTCAAAGCGTGTATCAAGTGCGGACTGTGTGCCGAGGCGTGCGTCAATCGTGACAGCAACAAGAACAAAGACGGAAGCAAAAGGGACGGTACACTCCAGATGGCAAAAGGGGGCGACCACCGAATGATCGGTACACCTTTCTTTATACCGACGGAAGTACCATGTTATATGTGTGATGATATTCCCTGTGTGCCTGTCTGTCCGTCCGGTGCTCTGGATGAGGCGAGTGTGACCAATGAAAAAGGTGATCTCGATATCAACCAGGCACGTATGGGGCTGGCAGTGGTGCATAAGGAGAGTTGTATTGCGTTCTGGGGTATACAGTGCGATGCCTGTTACAGGGCTTGTCCTCTTATGGATGAAGCAATCTCGCTTGAATATGCCAAGAACGAAAGAACGGGAAAACATGCATTCCTGCTTCCTGTGGTCCACTCGGATGTATGTACCGGGTGTGGACTGTGTGAAAAGGCATGTGTAACGGAAAAACCTGCAATCTTTGTGCTCCCGACAGAGTACTCAACAGGAAAAGCAGGTGCCCACTATGTCAAAGGGTGGGACAAAAAAGACCAACTAAGAGCGGGCGAGCGCAAGCTTGACCAGATAGAGACCAAAACAGAGCGGAGTGAAGAAGCTCCTGCTGATTATTTGAATACGGAGGTAGAGTACTGA
- a CDS encoding aldehyde dehydrogenase family protein, which yields MFDEEDVEARIFFGSTEETKEEKTERCSPYDGIVVSIAQACDAEDTKRALKIAEEAAKEAAKTPLSQRILWLEDVARKLEEEKEVFALMLTKEVAKPIAFSRIEVERCIETIRVTVLELANLHGETIPTDIMPSGKKTLAYFRREPVGVVACITPFNFPLNLVAHKIAPALGAGNAVVLKPTPEAPMTAYMFAKLFVTSEYAVKDALSVVYGDAEVGSTLVKSPIPRVISFTGSVPVGHIIMSQAGIKKISLELGGNAATYIDESADLELAAARCAFGAFYNSGQVCISLQRIYVNAEVYGEFATLIAEETAKLKVGSPYEDDTFMGPLIDSESKERAKNWIASAKEEGARVIVGGKETEEGLFPPTVMADVTDDMKIICEEVFAPIVSLVPVPDYETAVEKMNDSPYGLQFSIFTNDLKMTQAFIEDAQCGGVVINDIPTLRFDVQPYGGSKLSGVGREGPRWALEEFTEIKSIVIC from the coding sequence ATGTTTGATGAAGAAGATGTAGAAGCCAGGATATTCTTCGGTTCGACCGAAGAGACGAAAGAGGAAAAGACCGAACGCTGCAGTCCGTATGACGGTATCGTTGTAAGTATTGCACAGGCCTGTGATGCCGAAGATACGAAGAGGGCATTGAAGATCGCCGAAGAGGCTGCCAAAGAAGCTGCCAAAACACCGCTTTCCCAGCGTATTTTGTGGCTTGAAGATGTCGCCAGAAAACTGGAAGAGGAGAAAGAGGTCTTTGCCCTGATGCTGACCAAAGAGGTGGCAAAGCCTATTGCATTTTCCCGTATTGAAGTGGAGAGGTGTATCGAAACGATCAGAGTGACGGTCCTTGAACTTGCCAACCTTCATGGTGAGACGATCCCGACGGACATCATGCCAAGCGGCAAGAAGACACTGGCATATTTTCGGCGTGAACCTGTGGGTGTGGTCGCCTGTATCACCCCGTTCAACTTTCCTTTGAACCTTGTTGCACACAAGATCGCTCCGGCACTGGGTGCCGGGAATGCGGTGGTACTCAAACCGACACCCGAAGCACCGATGACAGCCTATATGTTCGCGAAACTTTTTGTCACTTCCGAGTATGCGGTAAAAGATGCACTCTCCGTAGTTTACGGCGATGCGGAGGTGGGTTCCACACTGGTCAAAAGTCCGATTCCAAGGGTCATCAGTTTCACCGGTTCTGTTCCTGTGGGTCATATCATTATGTCCCAGGCAGGGATCAAGAAGATCAGTCTTGAACTGGGTGGGAATGCAGCAACCTATATCGATGAAAGTGCCGATCTGGAATTGGCAGCGGCACGTTGTGCCTTCGGTGCTTTTTACAACTCCGGACAGGTCTGCATCTCTTTGCAGCGGATCTATGTCAATGCGGAAGTATACGGTGAATTTGCAACACTCATTGCGGAGGAGACAGCCAAGCTCAAAGTAGGTTCACCCTACGAAGACGATACCTTCATGGGGCCGCTCATCGACAGTGAATCCAAAGAGCGGGCGAAGAACTGGATAGCATCGGCCAAAGAGGAAGGTGCCAGAGTGATTGTGGGAGGTAAAGAGACAGAAGAGGGGCTTTTCCCTCCGACGGTCATGGCAGATGTGACCGATGATATGAAGATCATCTGTGAAGAGGTTTTTGCGCCTATCGTATCCCTGGTCCCTGTGCCTGATTATGAAACGGCGGTGGAAAAGATGAATGATTCTCCTTACGGTCTGCAGTTCTCCATCTTCACCAACGATCTGAAGATGACACAGGCATTCATAGAAGATGCCCAGTGCGGCGGCGTGGTCATCAACGATATCCCGACACTGCGTTTCGATGTGCAGCCTTACGGCGGCTCCAAACTTTCCGGTGTGGGAAGAGAGGGTCCCAGATGGGCGCTGGAAGAATTCACCGAGATCAAATCGATCGTAATATGCTAG
- the napH gene encoding quinol dehydrogenase ferredoxin subunit NapH, translated as MKNLKYLLLRRITQVTLLVLYFGANAYGWHILEGTFGSSLLFGTIPLADPYTTLQVLATGFVLGADVLLGAVIITLFYFVVGGRAFCSWVCPINMVTDLANWLRRRLNLDKEEVNYRFLKRSARYWLMVLGLIVSAVVGVAAFEVLSPITIMQRGIIFGFGAGLSVVIAIFLFDLFGVKNGWCGHLCPLGAGYSLIGSVSLIRVKHDHEACTNCMECKVVCPENQVLYMINKESISVTDGECTNCGRCIDVCNDDALGFGIRSFTNKTKV; from the coding sequence ATGAAAAATTTAAAGTATTTACTTCTTAGACGAATCACACAGGTAACGCTTCTGGTACTTTATTTTGGTGCCAATGCCTACGGGTGGCACATTTTGGAAGGGACCTTCGGTTCTTCTCTGCTCTTTGGTACGATTCCATTGGCCGATCCCTATACGACACTGCAGGTCCTTGCGACCGGGTTCGTTCTGGGAGCCGATGTGCTTTTGGGAGCGGTGATCATCACCCTTTTCTATTTTGTAGTAGGCGGACGGGCTTTCTGTTCCTGGGTATGTCCCATCAATATGGTGACAGATCTGGCGAACTGGCTCAGACGCAGACTCAATCTGGACAAGGAAGAGGTCAACTACCGTTTCCTTAAAAGAAGTGCACGGTACTGGCTGATGGTTCTTGGCCTGATTGTCTCTGCTGTTGTGGGTGTTGCAGCCTTTGAAGTCTTGAGTCCGATCACCATTATGCAAAGAGGTATTATCTTTGGCTTTGGTGCCGGACTGTCTGTCGTGATAGCGATATTCCTTTTCGATCTGTTCGGTGTGAAGAACGGCTGGTGCGGACATCTCTGTCCTTTGGGAGCGGGTTATTCTCTCATCGGATCGGTCAGTCTCATCAGAGTGAAGCATGACCATGAAGCCTGTACGAACTGTATGGAGTGTAAAGTGGTATGTCCTGAGAATCAGGTATTGTATATGATCAACAAAGAGAGTATTTCGGTTACGGATGGAGAGTGCACCAATTGCGGTAGGTGTATCGATGTCTGTAATGACGATGCTTTGGGATTCGGTATAAGAAGTTTTACAAATAAAACGAAAGTTTAA